ACTGGAACACGTTCTCCCTGGAGGAGATGGCGTTCCTGTGGCTCTGCATCGAGAACCACAAGTCGCTCATCTTCGCCGGCGGGACCGCATCCGGAAAGACCACCTCGCTGAACGCGGTGTCGCTGTTCATCCCATCGAACACGAAAATCGTCTCCATCGAGGACACCCGCGAGGTCGAACTCCCCCAGCGGAACTGGATCGCCTCCGTGACGCGCCCGTCGTTCTCCGACGACGACAAGGGCGACGTGGACGAGTTCGACCTGCTGGAGGCCGCCCTCCGCCAGCGTCCCGACTACATCGTCATGGGCGAGATACGCGGCGAGGAGGGACGGACGCTCTTTCAGGTGATGTCGACCGGACACACCACGTACACGACGTTCCACGCCGACAGCGTCGGCGAGGTGCTGAAGCGCTTCACGACCGAACCCATCAACGTCTCGAAGACGATGTTCACCGCCCTCGATTTGGTGTCCATCCAGATGTCGACGCGCGTGCAGGGCAACAAGGTCCGGCGGAACAAGTCGCTGACCGAGATAAACCACTACGACGCCGAGAACGACGAGATCAACGTCCAGGACGTCTACCAGTGGCAGGCCGAGAACGACGAGTACCTCCAGATGGGCTCTTCGAACACCTTAGAGGAGATACGCTTCGACCGCGGGTGGACCGAGGACACCCTGGACCACGAACTGTTCCTCCGGCGGGTCGTTCTCGCCTATCTCATCGACCGCGGCCTCAACACGTACACGCAGGTGGCCGCCACGCTCCAGGCGTTCATCAACGACCCCGACACCATCCTGACGCTGATGGCCGAGGACGAACTCGAACGGAGTCTGGAGGACCTCCGCGAGATGGAGTCGGTCCACATCAACGTCGACCCCGAGAAGGAGGAGATGGTCCCCCGGCCGGACCCGCCCGAGGAGGTGCGGGAACTCTGCCGGGCCATCCTCGACCGGGCCGAAGCGGAACTGTTCGGCGACTACCGCGGCCGGGAGACCGGCGAGGTGGCCGACGCCCTTCGGGAGATGGGGGACGAACCGGACGTGAGCGCGCGCTACGAGGACCACTCGGCGCTGGACGCCCTGGACGAGGCGACCCGACCCGACCCGGAACTGACCGAGGGTGACGAGGCGCCGCCGGAACTGGCGGAGGGCGACGGGGACGCCGGGCCGAGCGAACTCGAAGACGAGGGGACGCCCGCACTCGACGCCGGCGACGCGGCGCCCGACGGCGCGGACACCGCGGAGGCCGCGGACGACGCCGCCGCACCCGCCCCCGAAACAGACGACGGTGCGGTCGACGCCGGAGACGGGACGGCCGTCGACGGTGCGTCTCCCGACGACGAGACGACCGACGGCGGAGCGCCGTCGGTCGAGGAGTTCGGCATCGAGGACCTCTTCGGCGCGGACGCCGGGAGCGAACTGGACGACGTCTCCGCCGAATTGGAGGAGGACGGCTGGGGCTTCGGGGAGTTCGAGGACGCCGACCCGAAGGACGTCGCGGACGGCCGGAACGACGGAAGCGACGGCGGAGGCGGCAGCGCCGACGGCGGTGGAGACGGGGAGTCGAGTAGATGAGCCTCGACTCGCCCGCCTCCGGACCGGGGGGACTCGACCGGAGCACCGACGCCCTCGGCGACGCGTTCTACCCGCTGTTCCGCCTGCTGTTCGACGAGGAGGGCGACTTCGTGAACGACATCGGACGGAAACTCGAACAGGCGCGGATGCCGGCGACGGTGGAACTGTACCTCTCGCACGCCCTCGCCGTCGGCGTCCTCGTCGGCGGGGTGCTGTGGCTCCTCGGGTCGCTGCTCTGCTACGCGCTGTTCGCGTTCGGCGTCGTCTCGCCGGCGACGCTCAGCATCGGCCTCCCGGCTCCCGACCCGGGGACGGCGGCGTTCCTGGAGTCGCTGAAGACGCCGTTCGCGGTGCTCGTCTCCGGCGTCGTCTTCGGGAGCCTCGGATTCGGCGCGGGGTTCGGAACGCTCGTGGCGATGCCGTACTCGAAGGCCTCCACCCGGAAGCGCGAGATAAACATGCTGCTGCCCGACGCCGTCTCCTTCATGTACGCCCTCTCGGTGGGCGGGCTGAACCAACTGGAGATTCTGGAGGCGATGGGTCGGGCGGAGGACACCTACGGCGAAGTCGCCCGCGAGTTCCAGAGCATCGTCCAGGAGACGGAGTACTTCGGCACGGACTACCGCACCGCCATCCGCGAGCAGGCGCTGGTGTCGCCGTCGAGCGAACTCTCGCAGTTCCTCACCGACATGCTCTCCATCGTCAACTCCGGGGGCAACATGGAGCGGTTCCTCGACGACAAGAAGGACAAGCACATGCGGACGGCCAAGCAGGAGCAGGAGATGACGCTGGAGACGCTGGAACTGTTCGGGGAGATGTACATGACGCTCTCGCTGTTCCCGCTTCTCCTCATCATCATTCTCGTCATCATGAGCATGCTCGGGCAGGCCCAGGAGTCGCTCCTGTACGCGACGGTGTACGGGCTCATCCCGCTGACCGGCGTCGGTTTCCTCGTCCTCGTCTCGACGGTGAAGCAGGACGAGCCCGGCGACGGCTACCTCGACCCCTCGGGCGCCTCCGACCGCCTCCGGCAGGGACACAAGGAGGGGCTGTTCCACATGGGTCTCGTCGAGAGCTTCGTCGGCGAGCACACCCTCTTCGACCGCGTCCGCTCGCGCGAGGGGACGTACAAGACGAAGCAACTGCTCGAACGACCGCACCTGTTCTTCCGCGACAACCCCCTGTACACGCTGTTTCTCACCGTCCCCGCCGCCCTGGCTCTGCTGGGGACGGCCGTCCTCGGCGGGGCGGCGCCGCTGTCGTGGGACGCGATGTTAGAGCGGCCCATCTGGGGCACGTTCGTCTGGTGGTACGTCCCCGCCTACACCGTGGGCATCCCGCTGGCGTTCTTCCACGGGTGGAACACCCGCTCGCGACAGGCCGTCGTCGGAAAGCTCTCGGAGAACCTCCGGAAACTCTCCAGCGCGAACGACACCGGCCAGACGCTCCTCGAATCGGTCAAGACCGTCTCCGACACCTCCTCCGGAAAGCTCGCCGACGAGTTCGAGGTGCTGTACGCGAAGGTGAACTACGGGATGAGCCTCCGGTCGGCGCTCGTCGAGTTCAACAACAAGTACCACATACCGCGCCTCGCCCGGACGGTGAAGCTCATCACGAAGGCGCAGGAGGCCTCCAGTCAGATCACGGACGTGCTGACGACGGCGGCGCAGGCCTCCGAGAACCAGGACGACATCGAACGCGAGCGGAAGTCGCGGACGATGATGCAGGTGGCCATCATCCTCATGACGTACGTCACGCTCCTGGCCGTGATGGCCATCCTGAAGACGCAGTTCCTCGACGTGATGGCGGGGCTGACCGCGCAGGCGAGTTCGAGCGGCGGGTCGCAGGCGGTGCAGGGCGGCCCGGACTTCGGCGGCGGCGTCGACACCGCCCTGCTCTCGCTCCTGTTCCTCCACGCGGTGACGCTGCAGGCGACGCTGTCGGGTCTCATCAGCGGCTACATCCGGAACGCGGACATCGTCTCGGGCGTCAAGTTCGTCGTGATACTGCAGACCGTCGCGCTCGCGGTGTGGGCGGTGGTCGGATGACCTCGCTCGCGGCCGACGACCGGGCGCAGACGGTGCAGGACTTCACGCTTGGAATCAGCGTCTTCCTCCTCGCGGCGGCGACGACGTTCGCGTTCGTCCCCGCGGTGTACGCGCCGTTCGACACGCCGGTCGAGAGCGGCGACGCCGCCCGCGCGGAGCGAATCGCCATCGACGTGCGAGAGCGCATCACCGACGAGTCGGGGGTGAGAGTGGACGCCGACGCGAGCGACGCCTTCTTCGACGCGGAGACGGCGGCGTCGCTCCGGGCGACGTACGGACTCGCCCCACGGAAGCGCGTGAGCGTCGAGTTGGTCGGCGCGGGCGCGCGGGCGGGCGACGACTACGCCGGAGAGCCGACGGCGTCGGTGACGCGCGTCGTTACCGGCCCCGGTGCCGAGTGCGACCCCTCGTGTTCGCTCGTCGTGAGGGTGTGGTGATGGCCGACGGAAACGGCGACCGCGGACAGGCGTTCACGCTGGAGGGCGTCGCCGCCGCCATCGTCCTCCTCTCGGGCGTCCTCCTCGCCTATCAGGCCATCGTGCTCACGCCGACGACGGCGGGCACCGTCGACCGGGACGTGAAGTCCCACCTGCGGACCGAGGCGCAAGACGTCCTCGACATCGGACACGAGGAGGGCGAACTGCGGGCCGTCGCCCTCCTGTGGGACGCCTCCGCCAACGGGAGCGTCGGCGCGTTTCCGGAGTCGAACTCCTCCACCTCGGACTCGTGGTCGTACACGAACGCGTCCGGCTACGTCGAGTTCGGCCCGAGCGGCGAGATAAACGGGTACGGTCCCCCTGGTCGGATGCACGAACTGCTGAACGACTCGTTCACCGAGCAGGGGTACGTCTACAACGTCTACTTCGACTACCGCGACGCCGCCGACCCGACGACGACGCGCACCGTCGCCGTCGTCGACCGGGGGACGCCGACGGACAACGCCGTCACCGCG
This Halogeometricum sp. S3BR5-2 DNA region includes the following protein-coding sequences:
- a CDS encoding type II secretion system F family protein, giving the protein MSLDSPASGPGGLDRSTDALGDAFYPLFRLLFDEEGDFVNDIGRKLEQARMPATVELYLSHALAVGVLVGGVLWLLGSLLCYALFAFGVVSPATLSIGLPAPDPGTAAFLESLKTPFAVLVSGVVFGSLGFGAGFGTLVAMPYSKASTRKREINMLLPDAVSFMYALSVGGLNQLEILEAMGRAEDTYGEVAREFQSIVQETEYFGTDYRTAIREQALVSPSSELSQFLTDMLSIVNSGGNMERFLDDKKDKHMRTAKQEQEMTLETLELFGEMYMTLSLFPLLLIIILVIMSMLGQAQESLLYATVYGLIPLTGVGFLVLVSTVKQDEPGDGYLDPSGASDRLRQGHKEGLFHMGLVESFVGEHTLFDRVRSREGTYKTKQLLERPHLFFRDNPLYTLFLTVPAALALLGTAVLGGAAPLSWDAMLERPIWGTFVWWYVPAYTVGIPLAFFHGWNTRSRQAVVGKLSENLRKLSSANDTGQTLLESVKTVSDTSSGKLADEFEVLYAKVNYGMSLRSALVEFNNKYHIPRLARTVKLITKAQEASSQITDVLTTAAQASENQDDIERERKSRTMMQVAIILMTYVTLLAVMAILKTQFLDVMAGLTAQASSSGGSQAVQGGPDFGGGVDTALLSLLFLHAVTLQATLSGLISGYIRNADIVSGVKFVVILQTVALAVWAVVG
- a CDS encoding DUF7287 family protein produces the protein MTSLAADDRAQTVQDFTLGISVFLLAAATTFAFVPAVYAPFDTPVESGDAARAERIAIDVRERITDESGVRVDADASDAFFDAETAASLRATYGLAPRKRVSVELVGAGARAGDDYAGEPTASVTRVVTGPGAECDPSCSLVVRVW
- a CDS encoding DUF7288 family protein: MADGNGDRGQAFTLEGVAAAIVLLSGVLLAYQAIVLTPTTAGTVDRDVKSHLRTEAQDVLDIGHEEGELRAVALLWDASANGSVGAFPESNSSTSDSWSYTNASGYVEFGPSGEINGYGPPGRMHELLNDSFTEQGYVYNVYFDYRDAADPTTTRTVAVVDRGTPTDNAVTASVTVTLYDHMRLHRIDDAGGTARPVPTATTLADADGRFYAGDLSGPVYNVVTVRVVVW